The proteins below are encoded in one region of Vicinamibacterales bacterium:
- a CDS encoding FumA C-terminus/TtdB family hydratase beta subunit → MLASFFDSMVELIARTSTDLPPDVRNAMGLALQAEAPATRAGQALTIIAQNIDQAASCEGPICQDTGMPTFEVKVPIGANQIWMKAQIKAAVAEATKRGKLRPNSVDSITGENSGNNLGPGMPIVHFEQWDEDGIEVKLILKGGGCENTNAQYALPAELEHLGRADRSLDGVRKCILHAVWKAQGKGCAPGAVGVCIGGDRTSGYLHAKEQLFRTLDDTNPDPRLAAIETAVMDAANQLTVGPMGFGGQTSLIGCKIGALNRLPASFFVSVAYDCWAFRRLGVLLDAQSGAISSWLYRDGSTASAPMLTPEQAAAGFPRTGREVRLQAPISEQQIRALEVGDVVLVSGRMFTGRDAVHAHLMKNPPPVDLRGGVLYHCGPVVVKDADDRYRVTAAGPTTSIREEPYQADILDRYGVRVVIGKGGMGAKTLAGLQKSGAVYLNAIGGAAQFYARCIDRVAGVSLLEFGTPEAMWHLDVTDFPAIVTMDAHGNSLHREVEEASGARLAALPR, encoded by the coding sequence ATGCTTGCTTCTTTCTTCGACAGCATGGTCGAGTTGATCGCGCGCACCTCGACGGATCTGCCGCCGGACGTGCGCAACGCGATGGGGCTCGCGCTGCAGGCCGAAGCGCCGGCGACCCGCGCCGGCCAGGCGCTGACGATCATCGCCCAGAACATCGATCAGGCGGCGAGCTGCGAAGGACCGATCTGCCAGGACACCGGCATGCCGACCTTCGAGGTCAAGGTCCCGATCGGCGCGAACCAGATCTGGATGAAGGCGCAGATCAAGGCCGCGGTCGCGGAAGCCACGAAGCGCGGCAAGCTGCGGCCGAACTCGGTGGACTCGATCACCGGCGAGAACTCGGGGAACAACCTCGGCCCCGGCATGCCGATCGTGCACTTCGAGCAGTGGGACGAAGACGGGATCGAAGTGAAGCTGATCCTCAAGGGCGGCGGCTGCGAGAACACGAACGCCCAATACGCGCTGCCGGCGGAGCTGGAGCATCTCGGCCGCGCCGATCGCAGCCTCGACGGTGTGCGCAAGTGCATCCTGCACGCGGTATGGAAGGCGCAAGGGAAGGGATGCGCCCCCGGCGCCGTCGGCGTCTGCATCGGCGGCGACCGCACCTCAGGCTATCTGCACGCCAAGGAACAGCTGTTCCGCACGCTCGACGACACCAATCCGGATCCGCGCCTCGCGGCGATCGAAACCGCGGTGATGGACGCCGCGAACCAGCTCACCGTCGGACCCATGGGCTTCGGCGGACAGACTTCGCTGATCGGCTGCAAGATCGGCGCGCTGAACCGGCTGCCCGCCAGCTTTTTCGTGTCCGTCGCCTACGACTGCTGGGCCTTCCGCCGTCTCGGCGTACTCCTCGATGCGCAGTCCGGCGCGATCTCCTCGTGGTTGTACCGCGACGGCAGCACGGCGTCCGCGCCGATGCTCACGCCGGAGCAGGCCGCCGCCGGCTTCCCGCGGACGGGCAGGGAAGTGCGGCTGCAGGCGCCGATCTCCGAGCAGCAGATCCGCGCGCTCGAGGTCGGCGATGTCGTCCTCGTCTCCGGCCGCATGTTCACGGGCCGGGACGCGGTGCACGCGCACCTGATGAAGAACCCGCCGCCGGTCGACCTGCGCGGCGGCGTTCTCTACCACTGCGGTCCAGTGGTGGTGAAGGACGCGGACGATCGGTATCGGGTCACCGCCGCCGGCCCGACGACGAGCATTCGCGAGGAGCCATATCAGGCCGACATCCTCGATCGCTACGGCGTGCGGGTCGTGATCGGCAAGGGCGGGATGGGGGCGAAGACGCTCGCCGGGCTGCAGAAGTCCGGCGCGGTGTACCTGAATGCGATCGGCGGCGCGGCGCAGTTCTACGCGCGGTGCATCGATCGCGTCGCCGGCGTGTCGCTGCTCGAGTTCGGCACGCCGGAGGCGATGTGGCACCTCGACGTCACCGATTTCCCCGCCATCGTCACCATGGACGCGCACGGCAACAGCCTGCACAGAGAGGTCGAGGAGGCGTCCGGCGCGAGGCTGGCGGCGCTGCCGAGGTAA
- a CDS encoding alkaline phosphatase family protein: MTSVPDARVDQLRAQLRALGYLDAGVDRFVLGPAQDRRGPAGLAFRLALRVGVLGGLLLGPAAAIGVGARLPGLISGVRDAAVMALYLAVIFWLAVGALTFLVMIATVAFARLGAGPFDRRGPRAARAAAGITTLATLVYLTLWWRNASAGFGWSAPAWTASALVLAVAISLLLGHAQRIATLAVLASAAGPSAHLPPVGARSWRVVLAGGALAFAGAAALLIVTASEAATASATSPLTVVPTGKRLRVIAIDGFDTSLSPESAAGLRAANQGRHAEVASQDLADPARGWTTIATGTPPDVHGVHALETRRVAGLVGILSPGSGQIGRLVQSATDVVRLTRPAAASREERRVKTFWEVAADAGLRTAVVNWWATWPAAAESGIVISDRAVLRLEQGGPLDAEIAPAPLYDTLQAAWPGIRSRARDEAHLQFDGLSDDDVRRTLIRSAELDATVIGIFQALPGPPRDLDVIYLPGLDIAQHALLSGVGATPSVLAARLDALRRYYSFLDRALAPLVPQDDPSLMVMRILQPGRVSTRARGNVALTNAAEPADVLASIEPVDIAPTIAFALGVPLSRELPGAPAEFLFPAEFTRRFPPRFVERYSPPSAARGPRTGKPLDHEMIDRLRSLGYIK, from the coding sequence ATGACGTCCGTTCCTGACGCACGCGTTGACCAGCTGCGGGCGCAGCTTCGCGCGCTCGGCTATCTCGACGCCGGTGTCGACCGCTTCGTGCTCGGGCCGGCGCAGGATCGGCGCGGGCCGGCGGGGCTCGCGTTCCGTCTGGCGCTGCGGGTCGGCGTGCTCGGCGGCCTTCTGCTCGGGCCGGCGGCGGCGATTGGCGTCGGCGCGCGGCTGCCGGGACTGATCAGCGGCGTTCGCGATGCTGCCGTCATGGCGCTCTACCTCGCCGTCATCTTCTGGCTGGCGGTCGGCGCGCTGACGTTTCTCGTCATGATTGCGACGGTCGCGTTCGCGCGGCTCGGTGCGGGGCCATTCGACCGCCGCGGCCCGCGCGCGGCGCGCGCCGCGGCAGGGATCACCACGCTGGCCACTCTCGTGTACTTGACGCTGTGGTGGCGCAACGCCAGCGCCGGATTCGGCTGGAGCGCGCCGGCGTGGACCGCCTCGGCGCTGGTGCTCGCCGTCGCGATCAGCCTGCTGCTCGGCCACGCGCAGCGGATCGCAACGCTGGCCGTGCTCGCGTCCGCCGCGGGACCCTCGGCGCACCTGCCGCCGGTCGGCGCGCGCTCCTGGCGTGTCGTCCTGGCCGGAGGCGCCCTGGCGTTCGCCGGCGCGGCGGCGCTCCTGATCGTGACCGCGAGCGAAGCGGCGACGGCCTCCGCCACCTCTCCGCTGACCGTGGTTCCGACGGGCAAGCGACTCCGCGTCATCGCGATCGACGGCTTCGATACCTCGCTGTCGCCCGAGTCGGCGGCGGGTCTGCGCGCGGCGAATCAGGGACGGCACGCCGAGGTCGCGTCGCAGGACCTCGCCGATCCGGCGCGGGGCTGGACGACCATTGCGACGGGGACCCCGCCCGACGTCCATGGCGTGCACGCCCTCGAAACGCGGCGCGTGGCGGGACTCGTCGGCATTCTCAGCCCCGGCAGCGGACAGATCGGGCGGCTCGTGCAGTCAGCCACCGACGTGGTGCGGTTGACCAGGCCGGCCGCGGCCAGCCGCGAGGAGCGGCGCGTCAAGACCTTCTGGGAAGTCGCCGCGGACGCGGGGCTGCGCACCGCGGTGGTGAACTGGTGGGCGACGTGGCCGGCGGCGGCCGAGAGCGGCATCGTGATCAGCGATCGCGCGGTACTGCGACTCGAGCAGGGGGGGCCGCTGGACGCGGAGATCGCGCCTGCCCCGCTCTATGACACGTTGCAGGCGGCGTGGCCGGGCATCAGGAGCCGGGCGCGGGACGAGGCGCATCTCCAGTTCGACGGCCTCAGCGACGACGACGTGCGCCGGACGCTGATCCGGTCGGCGGAGCTGGATGCGACGGTGATCGGCATCTTCCAGGCGCTGCCCGGGCCGCCGCGCGACCTGGATGTGATCTATCTTCCCGGACTGGACATCGCGCAGCATGCGCTGCTGTCCGGCGTCGGCGCGACACCGTCCGTCCTCGCGGCGCGGCTCGACGCGCTGCGCCGTTACTATTCGTTTCTCGATCGTGCGCTGGCGCCGCTCGTGCCGCAGGATGACCCGTCGCTGATGGTCATGCGCATCCTGCAGCCCGGGCGCGTATCCACGCGCGCGCGCGGCAATGTCGCGCTCACCAACGCGGCGGAGCCGGCCGACGTCCTGGCGTCCATCGAACCGGTCGACATCGCACCAACCATTGCGTTCGCCCTGGGCGTGCCGCTGAGCCGCGAGCTGCCCGGCGCACCGGCGGAATTCCTGTTCCCGGCGGAGTTCACCCGCCGATTTCCGCCACGCTTCGTCGAGCGGTATTCGCCTCCGTCGGCGGCGCGCGGACCGCGAACAGGCAAGCCGCTCGATCACGAGATGATCGATCGGCTGCGCAGCCTGGGCTACATCAAATAG
- the erpA gene encoding iron-sulfur cluster insertion protein ErpA yields MINVTPTAASKITELLAEENKTDAGLRVFVQGGGCSGFQYGLMIDEGEGDATTDAIIEVNGVKLLVDPISARYLRGAEVDFVDNVTGGGFTIKNPNAKSTCGCGSSFSV; encoded by the coding sequence ATGATCAATGTCACCCCCACGGCGGCCAGCAAGATCACCGAGCTGCTCGCGGAAGAGAACAAGACCGACGCGGGTCTGCGCGTGTTCGTGCAGGGCGGCGGCTGCTCCGGCTTCCAGTACGGCTTGATGATCGACGAAGGCGAAGGGGACGCCACCACCGACGCCATCATCGAAGTGAACGGTGTCAAGCTGCTGGTCGACCCGATCAGCGCGCGCTACCTGCGCGGCGCCGAGGTCGATTTCGTCGACAACGTGACCGGCGGCGGGTTCACCATCAAGAACCCGAACGCGAAGTCCACGTGCGGCTGCGGCTCGTCGTTCTCGGTTTAG
- the thiD gene encoding bifunctional hydroxymethylpyrimidine kinase/phosphomethylpyrimidine kinase — translation MATALTIAGSDSGGGAGIQADLKTFAAAGVYGTSAITAITAQNTLGVTAWEPVSTDLVIAQIEAVAGDLAPDAVKTGMLATAAIVEAVAAAIEALDLPQLVVDPVMIAKGGDRLLRQDAVGAIKAHLLKLAEVVTPNVPEAEVLSGVRIAAEADMFQAAVRIRELGPRVVIIKGGHLDSAATGGDVVDLVLHGDGEVFTVRGPRIQTPHTHGTGCTFASAIAAQLALGRGIEDAVRWARTYLEGAIRHAPGLGAGHGPLNHFWRVY, via the coding sequence ATGGCTACGGCACTGACAATCGCGGGCAGCGACTCGGGCGGCGGCGCCGGCATCCAGGCGGACCTCAAGACGTTCGCGGCTGCCGGGGTCTACGGAACGTCCGCGATCACCGCCATCACGGCGCAGAACACGCTCGGCGTCACCGCGTGGGAGCCGGTCTCCACCGATCTCGTCATCGCGCAGATCGAAGCGGTCGCCGGCGACCTGGCGCCTGATGCGGTGAAGACCGGCATGCTGGCGACGGCCGCGATTGTCGAAGCGGTCGCGGCCGCCATCGAAGCGCTCGATCTGCCGCAGCTCGTCGTCGACCCGGTGATGATCGCCAAAGGCGGGGATCGGTTGCTGCGGCAGGATGCGGTGGGGGCGATCAAGGCGCACCTGCTGAAGCTGGCGGAGGTGGTGACCCCGAACGTTCCCGAGGCGGAGGTGCTCTCCGGGGTGCGCATCGCGGCCGAGGCGGACATGTTCCAGGCGGCGGTGCGGATCCGCGAGCTCGGCCCGCGCGTCGTAATCATCAAGGGAGGACACCTGGATTCCGCGGCGACCGGCGGCGACGTGGTGGACCTCGTGCTGCACGGGGACGGCGAGGTGTTCACGGTGCGCGGACCACGGATCCAGACGCCGCACACGCACGGCACGGGCTGCACCTTCGCCTCTGCCATCGCGGCGCAGCTCGCGCTCGGCCGGGGCATCGAGGACGCCGTCCGTTGGGCGCGCACGTATCTCGAAGGCGCAATCCGCCATGCGCCGGGGCTGGGCGCGGGGCACGGTCCGCTCAATCATTTCTGGCGGGTATACTGA
- a CDS encoding polyprenyl synthetase family protein has product MSVPAFLAEYQRPVLAEIERLVGSGESAVERSMAYTALAPSKQVRAGLVLLCAELCRGHAAPAVPAAAAIELVHASSLILDDLPSMDDAPLRRGRRANHLEFGESVAILAAFGLLNLAYGSIARAYEPALAVAMTSRISDAVGPSGLIGGQALDLAATSRPIDFETLERIHRGKTGALFVAAAVCGALTAGAAAEPIAALSAYAKNLGLAFQIVDDLLDVAGDPRETGKAVRADARKTTFVSFSGVDGARQLAAELCDTADRALTPFGAKADRLRELSRFVAARRL; this is encoded by the coding sequence ATGAGTGTCCCGGCCTTCCTGGCGGAGTACCAGCGGCCGGTCCTCGCCGAGATCGAGCGCCTGGTCGGAAGCGGCGAGAGCGCGGTCGAACGATCCATGGCCTACACCGCCCTGGCACCGTCGAAGCAGGTGCGCGCCGGCCTGGTGCTGCTCTGCGCGGAGCTGTGCCGCGGACATGCCGCGCCGGCGGTGCCCGCCGCGGCGGCGATCGAGCTGGTCCACGCGTCTTCGCTGATTCTCGACGACCTGCCGTCGATGGACGATGCGCCGCTGCGGCGAGGGCGCCGCGCCAACCATCTGGAATTCGGGGAATCCGTCGCGATCCTCGCCGCGTTCGGCCTGCTGAATCTGGCCTACGGGTCGATCGCGCGCGCCTACGAGCCGGCGCTCGCGGTCGCGATGACGTCCCGCATCTCCGATGCCGTCGGCCCGTCGGGACTCATCGGCGGCCAGGCGCTGGATCTCGCGGCGACCAGTCGTCCGATCGATTTCGAGACGCTCGAACGGATCCACCGCGGCAAGACCGGCGCGCTGTTCGTCGCCGCGGCCGTCTGCGGCGCCCTGACCGCCGGCGCGGCGGCGGAGCCGATCGCCGCCCTCTCCGCGTACGCGAAGAACCTCGGGCTCGCCTTTCAGATCGTCGACGACCTGCTCGACGTCGCCGGCGATCCGCGGGAGACGGGGAAGGCGGTCCGCGCCGACGCGCGCAAGACGACCTTCGTCTCGTTCAGCGGCGTGGACGGCGCGCGGCAGCTCGCGGCGGAGCTGTGCGACACGGCGGATCGCGCGCTGACGCCATTCGGCGCAAAGGCGGATCGATTGCGCGAGCTGTCACGGTTCGTGGCGGCGCGGCGGCTGTAG
- a CDS encoding methyltransferase domain-containing protein, with protein MQVRAAVLLALLLAGGAGAAAQHVRLFPPEDLGQLEGPDRDAYQRPDQIMDALQIGEGSVVADLGAGGGWFTVRLARRVGPNGRVYAEDIQPQMIDAIGRRMAREQLKNVETVLGTPVDPKLRPSSLDAALMVDAYHEVEHPVTLLRNVARALKPHGVLGIVNYKKDGGGPGPAMEMRVDPEKVIADAKAAGLELRHRPTFLRYQYMLTFGIPPK; from the coding sequence ATGCAGGTCCGGGCCGCCGTCCTGCTCGCGCTCCTGCTCGCCGGCGGCGCCGGCGCCGCGGCCCAGCACGTGCGGCTGTTCCCGCCCGAGGACCTCGGGCAGCTCGAGGGCCCCGATCGCGACGCGTATCAGCGCCCCGATCAGATCATGGACGCCCTCCAGATCGGCGAAGGCAGCGTCGTCGCCGACCTCGGCGCCGGGGGGGGCTGGTTCACGGTGAGGCTGGCGCGCCGCGTCGGGCCGAACGGACGCGTGTACGCCGAAGACATCCAGCCGCAGATGATCGATGCGATCGGGCGCCGGATGGCGCGCGAGCAGCTCAAGAACGTGGAGACGGTCCTGGGGACGCCGGTGGATCCGAAACTGCGGCCGTCATCGCTCGACGCGGCGCTGATGGTCGACGCGTACCACGAGGTCGAGCACCCGGTCACGCTGCTGCGCAACGTCGCGCGCGCGCTGAAGCCGCACGGCGTGCTCGGCATCGTCAACTACAAGAAGGATGGCGGCGGACCCGGGCCCGCGATGGAGATGCGCGTCGATCCGGAGAAAGTGATCGCCGACGCCAAGGCCGCCGGGCTCGAGCTCCGCCATCGCCCTACATTCCTGCGCTACCAGTACATGCTCACGTTCGGCATCCCGCCGAAATGA
- a CDS encoding GxxExxY protein, whose translation MLTDPYGTSPITKRIIGCAIKVHDVLGPGLFESIYNECLQYEFKQERLSFQSNIAAPVVYKGVRLKSKFYLDLVVEETVPVELKSISMLAAIHKKQLLSQLWLTNLPVGLLINFNVETLSQGGINRVVNAKYRPVQIRE comes from the coding sequence ATGCTCACCGACCCCTACGGAACCAGTCCGATCACCAAGCGGATCATCGGGTGCGCGATCAAGGTGCACGACGTGCTCGGGCCCGGTCTCTTCGAGAGCATCTACAACGAATGCCTCCAGTACGAATTCAAGCAGGAGCGCCTTTCGTTCCAGTCGAATATCGCAGCACCGGTCGTCTACAAAGGAGTCCGCCTGAAATCAAAGTTCTACCTCGATCTGGTGGTCGAGGAAACGGTCCCAGTGGAACTCAAGTCGATCTCAATGCTGGCCGCCATTCACAAGAAGCAGCTTCTCTCGCAACTCTGGTTGACGAACCTGCCGGTGGGGTTGCTGATCAACTTCAACGTGGAAACCCTGAGCCAGGGCGGGATAAACCGAGTGGTGAACGCGAAGTATCGGCCCGTGCAGATTCGTGAATAG
- a CDS encoding superoxide dismutase family protein: protein MVKHPAIILASMVAVGGAALAAQQKPQPASGAGIVRAHAAIKGEGISGTADFVESQQGTGKVVSVTLSVTGLKPGLHGVHLHAVGKCTPDFAAAGGHFDPGPAGNTDPDANHPYHMGDLPQLNAAGKGAATMKATTTRVTLSEGPLSLFDADGSAIIIHGNPDQGITGEPKSGVSGGPRVACGVIEKK, encoded by the coding sequence ATGGTGAAGCATCCAGCGATCATACTTGCGTCGATGGTGGCGGTGGGAGGCGCCGCGCTCGCCGCGCAGCAGAAACCGCAGCCGGCGTCGGGGGCCGGCATCGTCCGCGCCCACGCGGCGATCAAGGGAGAGGGGATCAGCGGCACGGCCGATTTCGTCGAGAGTCAGCAGGGCACCGGCAAGGTCGTCAGCGTCACGCTGTCGGTCACCGGACTGAAGCCGGGGCTGCACGGCGTGCACCTGCACGCGGTCGGCAAATGTACCCCTGATTTCGCCGCGGCGGGCGGCCACTTCGACCCCGGCCCGGCGGGGAATACCGATCCGGATGCCAATCACCCGTACCACATGGGCGATCTGCCGCAGTTGAACGCCGCGGGCAAGGGGGCGGCGACGATGAAGGCGACGACGACACGGGTGACGCTGTCGGAAGGGCCGCTGTCGCTGTTCGATGCGGACGGCTCGGCCATCATCATTCACGGCAACCCCGATCAGGGCATCACCGGCGAACCGAAGTCGGGCGTCAGCGGCGGGCCGAGAGTGGCCTGCGGCGTGATCGAGAAGAAATAG
- a CDS encoding biotin transporter BioY yields MNTPVLLDVVSSRADLSRAIRAAAVLFVTVLTIAAAQVSIPLPFTPVPFTLQPMVVLLGGAALGARLGMSAQVLYLALGIAGLPVFAASPILPQGFARLLGPTGGYLMTYPIAALVTGYLAQRGLDRRYLTSVLAMVAGLSIIFTGGVLWLAFGGHVGLATAVRTGLLPFIPADIVKVMLAATVLPAAWRFLR; encoded by the coding sequence ATGAATACTCCCGTGCTCCTGGATGTGGTGTCGAGCCGCGCCGATCTGTCGCGCGCGATCCGCGCCGCCGCGGTGCTGTTCGTGACCGTGCTCACGATCGCCGCCGCGCAGGTGAGCATCCCGCTGCCGTTCACCCCGGTCCCCTTCACGCTGCAGCCGATGGTCGTGCTGCTCGGCGGTGCCGCACTCGGGGCGCGTCTCGGGATGAGCGCGCAGGTGCTCTATCTCGCGCTCGGCATCGCCGGCCTCCCGGTCTTTGCCGCATCACCCATTCTGCCGCAGGGATTCGCCCGGCTGCTTGGCCCGACCGGCGGCTACCTGATGACCTATCCGATCGCCGCTCTCGTCACCGGCTACCTCGCGCAGCGGGGCCTCGACCGCCGCTATCTCACGTCGGTGCTCGCCATGGTCGCGGGGCTCTCGATCATCTTCACCGGCGGCGTGCTCTGGCTCGCGTTCGGCGGCCACGTGGGTCTCGCCACCGCGGTGCGCACGGGACTGCTTCCGTTCATTCCCGCCGACATCGTCAAAGTCATGCTCGCTGCCACCGTGCTGCCGGCGGCGTGGCGATTCCTGCGCTGA
- a CDS encoding aspartate ammonia-lyase codes for MATRVERDPLGELRVPADAYYGVQTQRAVENFPISGLKAPAALVTATVLVKQACARANAEEGRLDRALASAIIAAADEILAGRLRDQFVVDVYQAGAGTSHNMNANEVLANRAAEILGEPKGTYTRVHPNDHVNMGQSTNDVFPTATRLAILLVLPDTRKAALVLADALDAKAREFARVLKTGRTHLQDAVPITLGQEFSGYAANVRHAVLELDHAAESLHELNLGATALGTGLNAGESVTARAIAHLSAATGLPLAPAENRFRVTQSMGDVLAYSGALRRLAMEVDKIASDLRLLSSGPRAGIAEVVLPAVQPGSSIMPGKVNPSVPEMVNQVCQQVFGCDAAVLASAAAGQLELNVMMPVMAWNALHATSILGNAMQVLADRCVAGIAADEARCRELLDRSTAVATALSTYIGYAQTAEIAKTAVKTGRSIADIVRERKLMPDDELQQILSPEAMTSPGIPGSTRKA; via the coding sequence ATGGCCACCCGGGTCGAGCGGGATCCTCTCGGTGAGCTGCGCGTGCCGGCCGACGCGTACTACGGGGTGCAGACGCAGCGCGCGGTCGAGAACTTTCCGATCAGCGGCCTGAAGGCTCCCGCCGCGCTCGTCACTGCCACCGTCCTCGTGAAGCAGGCCTGCGCCCGCGCCAATGCCGAGGAAGGACGGCTCGACCGCGCGCTCGCCTCCGCGATCATCGCTGCCGCCGACGAGATTCTCGCCGGCAGGCTGCGCGATCAGTTCGTGGTCGACGTCTATCAGGCGGGCGCCGGCACCTCGCACAACATGAACGCCAACGAGGTGCTCGCCAACCGCGCCGCCGAGATCCTGGGAGAGCCGAAAGGCACCTACACGCGCGTGCACCCCAACGACCACGTCAACATGGGGCAGTCGACGAACGACGTCTTCCCCACCGCGACGCGGCTCGCGATCCTGCTCGTGCTTCCCGATACCCGCAAGGCGGCGCTCGTGCTCGCCGACGCGCTCGACGCGAAAGCGCGCGAGTTCGCGCGGGTGCTGAAGACCGGCCGCACGCACCTGCAGGATGCGGTGCCGATCACGCTCGGCCAGGAGTTCAGCGGCTACGCCGCCAACGTGCGCCACGCCGTCCTCGAGCTCGATCACGCGGCAGAGAGCCTGCACGAGCTGAATCTCGGCGCGACCGCGCTCGGCACCGGGCTGAACGCCGGCGAATCGGTGACGGCGCGCGCGATCGCGCATCTCTCGGCGGCGACCGGATTGCCGCTCGCGCCGGCGGAGAATCGCTTCCGCGTCACGCAGAGCATGGGCGACGTGCTCGCGTATTCCGGAGCGCTGCGGCGGCTCGCCATGGAAGTGGACAAGATCGCCTCGGACCTGCGGCTGCTGAGCAGCGGGCCCCGCGCCGGCATCGCGGAGGTGGTGCTGCCCGCGGTGCAGCCCGGATCGTCGATCATGCCCGGCAAGGTCAATCCATCCGTGCCCGAGATGGTCAACCAGGTGTGCCAGCAGGTGTTCGGCTGCGATGCGGCGGTGCTCGCGTCTGCCGCCGCCGGGCAGCTCGAGCTCAACGTGATGATGCCGGTGATGGCGTGGAACGCGCTCCACGCGACGTCGATCCTCGGCAACGCGATGCAGGTGCTCGCCGATCGCTGCGTCGCCGGCATCGCCGCGGACGAAGCGCGCTGTCGCGAGCTGCTCGATCGCAGCACGGCGGTGGCGACCGCCCTCAGCACCTACATCGGCTACGCGCAGACCGCCGAGATCGCGAAGACGGCGGTGAAGACGGGACGATCGATCGCCGACATCGTCCGCGAGCGCAAGCTGATGCCCGACGACGAGCTGCAGCAGATCCTGTCGCCCGAGGCGATGACCTCGCCGGGGATTCCCGGATCGACCAGGAAGGCGTAA
- a CDS encoding ATP-binding cassette domain-containing protein, translating into MSAPVLRIAAVRKQYQGLRPLRVQSLTVGAGERVALSGFDAGAAEVLVNLITGASVPDEGTVEVCGHATDAIADGDDWLAWLDRFGIVSPRAVLLEAATLGQNLAMPLTLAIDPVPPEIAAQVETLADDVGLDRALLGAPVAGLDRSQLARAHLARAIALGPSLLIVEHPTIGFTPGQAGPFGETVARVAGSRSLAALIISEDTDFSSAAAPRRLRLQPASGELKSPRRWPFGQR; encoded by the coding sequence ATGTCTGCACCCGTTCTCCGCATTGCGGCGGTCCGCAAGCAGTATCAGGGCTTGCGGCCGCTGCGGGTGCAGTCGCTGACCGTCGGGGCGGGCGAGCGCGTCGCGCTGTCGGGGTTCGATGCCGGCGCCGCCGAAGTACTGGTGAATCTGATCACCGGTGCGTCGGTCCCGGACGAAGGGACGGTGGAGGTCTGCGGCCACGCGACCGACGCGATCGCGGACGGAGACGACTGGCTTGCCTGGCTCGATCGCTTCGGCATCGTGAGTCCGCGCGCGGTGCTGCTCGAGGCGGCGACGCTCGGGCAGAACCTGGCGATGCCGCTCACCCTCGCGATCGACCCTGTTCCACCTGAGATCGCGGCGCAGGTCGAGACGCTGGCAGACGATGTCGGTCTCGACCGGGCTCTGCTCGGCGCGCCGGTCGCGGGTCTGGACCGGTCGCAGCTGGCCCGCGCGCATCTGGCCCGCGCGATCGCGTTGGGACCATCGCTGCTCATCGTCGAACACCCGACCATCGGGTTCACGCCCGGTCAGGCCGGCCCGTTCGGCGAGACCGTGGCCCGCGTCGCGGGCTCACGCTCGCTGGCCGCGTTGATCATCTCGGAAGACACCGATTTCTCCTCGGCCGCCGCGCCGCGCCGGCTGCGCCTGCAGCCGGCATCCGGCGAACTGAAATCTCCGCGCCGCTGGCCCTTCGGACAGCGGTGA
- a CDS encoding PHP domain-containing protein, with protein MIDLHLHTTASDGTSTPSELVSQARSAGLSIFSITDHDTTSGLDAASVPARDAGLQLIAGIEITAVAGGRDVHMLGYFIDPATPRLRDFLLQQREDRLRRVHEIGARLAELGAPVDVGPIAADAARGRSVGRPQIADALIAAGHVGDRDEAFARFLQAGGPAFVPRRGASPEAVIALIHDAGGLASLAHPGVTRRDDLLPALAAAGLDALEAVHADHDPASEARYRDLARTLGILVTGGSDFHGADAGHRVNALGQVTLPAEDFARLRAAAGR; from the coding sequence TTGATCGATCTCCATCTGCATACCACCGCCTCCGACGGCACGTCGACGCCGTCGGAGCTGGTTTCCCAGGCCCGCTCCGCGGGCCTTTCCATTTTCAGCATCACCGATCACGACACGACGTCCGGCCTCGATGCCGCCAGCGTCCCGGCGCGGGATGCCGGCCTGCAGCTCATCGCCGGGATCGAGATCACCGCGGTCGCCGGCGGCCGGGACGTCCACATGCTGGGCTACTTCATCGATCCGGCCACGCCGCGGCTCCGCGATTTCCTCCTGCAGCAGCGCGAGGATCGGCTGCGCCGCGTGCACGAGATCGGCGCGCGGCTGGCCGAGCTCGGCGCACCAGTGGATGTCGGTCCGATTGCCGCGGACGCGGCGCGCGGCCGCAGCGTCGGCCGGCCGCAGATTGCGGACGCGCTGATCGCCGCCGGGCACGTCGGCGACCGCGACGAGGCGTTCGCAAGATTCCTGCAGGCGGGCGGTCCCGCTTTCGTGCCGCGCCGCGGCGCGTCTCCCGAGGCGGTCATCGCCCTGATTCACGACGCCGGCGGACTCGCGTCGCTGGCGCATCCGGGCGTCACCAGGCGCGACGACCTGCTGCCGGCGCTTGCCGCCGCGGGCCTCGACGCGCTCGAGGCGGTGCACGCCGATCACGACCCCGCCAGTGAAGCGCGCTATCGCGATCTCGCGCGCACGCTGGGAATCCTGGTGACGGGCGGATCGGACTTCCACGGCGCCGACGCCGGCCATCGGGTGAACGCGCTGGGGCAGGTGACGCTGCCGGCGGAGGATTTCGCCAGACTGCGGGCTGCCGCCGGGCGCTAG